The DNA sequence TTCTGGCGGTCGCAATCTACCTGCATCAGCCTCCCTATACTTTGCCATATATCTTtagatttgatttaattaagagagaaagatGGAGAGATTTGatttaatcatataatataaataatgtatagaatattactatataatttagTAAGTACGAGATTCCAATTTTCCATGGCTctgtcaaaaataaaataaatatgaggTCAACGTTTATCATCTCGCAAATCTTTATTATCTGATTTGtgcatttattttatgtaatatgATTTGCACCGAAAATGCTTGATTAGTTCAAGTAAACGATGCAATAGTAAATGTCCAATTAATGGAATAGCTAAAGTTGACTATTGCTGGCAAATCGCCGGAAATTGCGACCCAGAGGAATAAGTTTACAAATACTATTAGTAAATTTCTCCCTTCCttcacacttttttattaatattataaataattatttaatgttttatattgattattaattcCGTATATTTAATGATATAGCACAGAAATTAAGACaatattggtaaaataaaagatgtgaggataatagtagtagtagttaaaGTAGGATAGTGCATAGTGGGATCCACATTATTATTGTTAGTGTTTTGATGCTGATATAAGTTGCAAATAACTTCATGTATAGAAGTAAAAATTCGGATagctttccataaatgaaaatgtctatatttttatgggacggacgaaaattaaaatacacatatttttataagacggaaggagtaccattttaaattattaagtatattataattattattattcttttaataaatattttaattattattatgtcaatttgttaatccatttattatttcaatcacTTGAAtgaatttaactaattatataaatttaaaatcctaacaattttttttatatttctttacATAGAAAAGTAATCTATCGGGAATCATATTCTCTAGAATCAGAATCTTTAGCAaactgaaagaaaaaaaaatgtgtcgtCTTATTTGGTACAGAGGggatattaattttcttaacaaAAAACAAGCCCATAATGTATTCTTACTATTTTGAGTATActagaaatattaaatttatgtttatcaaaagaaacatatttatccaaaattcACAAGATTAGCATCAATGGgatcaaaatatacttttgatttagtttttcgttaaatatttttttattaccaactaagttaaaaagttaaaatttttttgaattaaaatatgtacatCTTGAAACTCAAAGCACATTATGTATTAAACACAATAATTTGGAAAGGTTTTTAATAcggagtatttaaatatatatttgggatgtaatcaaatgaacattataaacttcaaattatgctctgaaatataacaaaatgtcaacagatgataaaataatagtaataaaaattgtcaatataatatcaatgattgatgatgtattgatatttttattttgtgatctgttgatattttttaattattcgtTTAGTAGTTAACATGTTCTGGACAAAACGATCGATACAGAGAGTTATTACCTTATTTGATAGGATTGTGTATATGTCGCATTGaattaaactaaacaaaaacTTCACGCCGATCGAGGTTTGGTTATAGCTGGATCACTATTTTATGGATCAGTATAATTTCTTCATTCTTGACTTGGGCTGGATTATCACAATTCAGCCGAACAAATATTCATTCTTGACTTGGTTTGATTTTATCTATTTGTTATACATGTCtgaataaatacatatatattaaacaaTTGTTAGGACAAAACTGCCGGCTTTTATATAtgctttcaattttataaacaagAATTCATGTCACCTTCTTCACTATAAGTCAAACAAAACGTCTCTATCTCTGGTAACTCCATTAATCTTCCAACTGCATATTTACATATTAAGAGGGTGAGGAGTTTGTATTTCCAGAGTTGATACACATTGAATTTTAATGGCCATGGCAACTGATGATTCAACTGCAAGCGATTACAAGAAAAATGTAAGTTCCCATGTACCACAACACAtgtcaatttaatttgttcaaGTATATCTATACCGGACTTAGAGCAACTCCAAGGGAAGAGGTAAACGAAAATAAACGTGCAGGTGGATACAAGGACTGCGGAAGAGAAGGCGATCGATGATTGGCTGCCTATTACTTCTTCACGAAATGCGAAATGGTGGTACTCGGCTTTTCACAATGTCACAGCCATGGTTGGAGCTGGAGTTCTCAGTCTCCCTTTTGCCATGTCTGAGCTGGGATGGTAAGTATTGAAACTTCTGCAGTATATATGACTTGAAACTGAACGATTTCGGGTTATTTTCAGGGGTCCCGGAGTAGCAGTGATGATCATATCTTGGATCATCACCCTCTACACATTGTGGCAGATGGTTGAGATGCATGAAATGGTACCTGGCAAGAGGTTTGACCGATATCACGAGCTCGGACAGCATGCTTTCGGAGAGAAGCTCGGGCTGTACATCGTCGTGCCTCAGCAGCTAGTTGTTGAAGTCGGAGTGGACATTGTGTACATGGTCACAGGAGGGAAATCACTCAAGAAATTCCATGATTTGGTCTGTGATGATCACTGCAAAGACATCAAGCTTACCTATTTTATAATGATCTTCGCCTCCGTCCACTTTGTCCTCTCACATCTCCCCAACCTCAATTCCATTTCCGGCGTGTCTTTGGCTGCAGCAATCATGTCCTTGAGGTACATAGGGTTCCGTTATGTTGATAACTAGCTTAAATTGATATCTGACaactatgtcaacaacctaCGTTATTGAGGTCAACTAAATGTAGTTGAgttatatatgcatgtaaaatatcaatagttGTCAGTTATCAATTTAAGATAGTAATCAACCGATTATATCCCgagatacatatatatttatatactgtGAAACTTTATACGACTTACCTATGATCTGACATGATGATTTTGTCTTGTGTGGGAAGCTATTCTACGATTGCGTGGGGGGCTGCGCTGAAAAAGGGCGTTCAACCAAACGTGCAATATGGTTACAGAGCGAAAAGCACAGCCGGTACTGTTTTCAACTTCTTCAGTGCTCTGGGAGATGTGGCTTTTGCCTATGCCGGGCATAATGTTGTCTTGGAGATTCAAGCCACCATCCCTTCGACACCGGAGAAGCCTTCCAAGGGGCCCATGTGGAAGGGAGTCATCGTTGCCTACATTGTTGTCGCCCTGTGCTACTTCCCTGTCGCATTCATTGGATACTGGATGTATGGCAATGAAGTATCAGACAACATTTTGATATCATTAAACAAACCAACTTGGCTCATCGCCATGGCTAACATGTTCGTCGTGGTACATGTTATTGGAAGCTATCAGGTAAAATGAAACTCAGTGTGTTTCATCATTCTAGTGTAATTCAGTAATTCGACATACACATATCAAAGGAAGTCATCGAATCACATGCTATGTGTGGATGCAGATATACGCGATGCCAGTTTTTGACATGATAGAGACTCTCCTAGTCAAGAAACTACGCTTCAAGCCAACCTGCTACCTGCGCTTCATCACCAGAAACATCTATGTCGGTACGTTAAAGATACCGCATTCAAACTCCATTCCGTAAGATG is a window from the Salvia hispanica cultivar TCC Black 2014 chromosome 1, UniMelb_Shisp_WGS_1.0, whole genome shotgun sequence genome containing:
- the LOC125201400 gene encoding lysine histidine transporter 1-like, producing the protein MAMATDDSTASDYKKNVDTRTAEEKAIDDWLPITSSRNAKWWYSAFHNVTAMVGAGVLSLPFAMSELGWGPGVAVMIISWIITLYTLWQMVEMHEMVPGKRFDRYHELGQHAFGEKLGLYIVVPQQLVVEVGVDIVYMVTGGKSLKKFHDLVCDDHCKDIKLTYFIMIFASVHFVLSHLPNLNSISGVSLAAAIMSLSYSTIAWGAALKKGVQPNVQYGYRAKSTAGTVFNFFSALGDVAFAYAGHNVVLEIQATIPSTPEKPSKGPMWKGVIVAYIVVALCYFPVAFIGYWMYGNEVSDNILISLNKPTWLIAMANMFVVVHVIGSYQIYAMPVFDMIETLLVKKLRFKPTCYLRFITRNIYVAFTMFVAISFPFFGGLLGFFGGFAFAPTTYFLPCIMWLAIYKPKRFSLSWITNWICIILGVLLMIIAPIGALRSIILQAKTYDFYS